From Cannabis sativa cultivar Pink pepper isolate KNU-18-1 chromosome 8, ASM2916894v1, whole genome shotgun sequence, a single genomic window includes:
- the LOC115699442 gene encoding heat shock protein 90-6, mitochondrial — protein sequence MHRLSNRSLSSVLRHGGSRYRNAAAPISSTSSLYETVAERDSKQRWYSVLTTGNRTAINSPTQINLKNDFFLRSRYESTAAASDSSATPPAEKYEYQAEVSRLMDLIVNSLYSNKEVFLRELISNASDALDKLRFLSVTEPQLLKDAADLDIRIQTDKDNGIITITDSGIGMTRQDLIDCLGTIAQSGTAKFLKALKDSKDAGGDNNLIGQFGVGFYSAFLVADRVVVSTKSPKSDKQYVWEGEANASAYTIREETDPENLIPRGTRLTLYLKRDDKGFAHPERIQKLVKNYSQFVSFPIYTWQEKGYTKEVEVDEDPTEAKKDEQDEKTEKKKKTKTVVEKYWDWDLTNETQPLWLRSPKDVTTEDYNEFYKKTFNEYLDPLASSHFTTEGEVEFRSILFVPAISPTGKDDLVNPKTKNIRLHVKRVFISDDFDGELFPRYLSFVKGVVDSNDLPLNVSREILQESRIVRIMRKRLVRKAFDMILGISLSENREDYEKFWENFGKFLKLGCIEDRENHKRIAPLLRFFSSQSDEELISLDEYVENMKPEQKNIYYIASDSLTSAKNTPFLEKLLEKDLEVLFLVDPIDEVAVQNLKSYKDKNFVDISKEDLDLGEKNEEKEKEIKQEFGQTCDWIKKHLGDKVASVQISNRLSASPCVLVSGKFGWSANMERLMKSQTMGDNSSLEYMRGRRVFEINPEHPIIKSLNAASRSNPNDEEALRAIDLLYDTALVSSGYTPDNPAQLGGKIYEMMGMALSGKWSTAANVQHPIVNQSKTETLEAEVVEPVNAGGDQK from the exons ATGCACAGGCTTTCCAACCGATCCCTCTCCTCTGTATTGCGCCATGGCGGTTCACGTTATCGTAACGCTGCTGCTCCAATTTCTTCTACCTCTTCACTCTATGAAACG GTCGCAGAAAGAGATTCCAAACAAAGATGGTACTCGGTATTAACCACCGGGAATCGTACTGCCATCAATTCTCCAACTCAGATAAACTTAAAAAATGACTTCTTTTTGAGAAGCCGATATGAGTCGACTGCAGCAGCCTCTGATTCATCAGCCACACCACCAGCTGAGAAGTATGAATATCAGGCAGAG GTCAGTCGCCTTATGGACCTCATTGTGAACAGCTTATATAGTAACAAAGAGGTGTTTCTTAGGGAGCTTATCAG TAATGCAAGTGATGCTCTGGACAAGCTGCGTTTTCTTAGTGTAACAGAGCCTCAGTTATTGAAGGATGCAGCAGATCTTGATATTCGCATCCAAACTGATAAAGACAATGGGATTATAACAATCAC TGATTCTGGTATTGGTATGACTCGACAAGATCTTATTGACTGTCTTGGAACAATTGCACAAAGTGGAACTGCAAAGTTCTTGAAAGCGTTGAAG GATAGCAAGGATGCTGGCGGTGACAATAATTTGATTGGCCAATTTGGTGTTGGTTTCTATTCAGCATTCCTGGTTGCCGATCGA GTTGTTGTCTCTACAAAGAGCCCAAAATCTGATAAACAGTATGTATGGGAAGGAGAGGCTAATGCTAGTGCATATACAATTCGAGAGGAAACAGACCCTGAGAATCTAATTCCTAGAGGAACACGCCTAACTTTGTACCTAAAG CGTGATGACAAAGGTTTTGCACATCCAGAACGGATTCAGAAGCTTGTAAAGAACTATTCGCAGTTTGTTTCTTTCCCAATTTACACTTGGCAGGAAAAGGGGTATACTAAGGAG GTTGAGGTTGATGAGGATCCAACTGAAGCAAAAAAGGATGAACAAGATGAAAAGACCGAG aagaagaagaaaactaaGACTGTTGTTGAAAAGTACTGGGACTGGGACCTCACTAATGAGACCCAACCACTATGG CTCCGCAGCCCTAAGGATGTTACCACAGAGGATTACAATGAGTTCTACAAGAAAACTTTTAATGAGTATCTAGATCCTCTTGCTTCATCACACTTTACAACGGAG GGTGAAGTAGAGTTCCGATCTATACTTTTTGTACCAGCCATTTCTCCCACAGGGAAAGATGACTTGGTGAATCCAAAGACAAAAAATATTAGGCTTCATGTGAAAAGGGTGTTTATTTCAGATGACTTTGATGGAGAACTG TTCCCACGATATCTAAGCTTTGTCAAAGGTGTTGTGGACTCAAATGATCTCCCACTTAATGTATCCCGTGAAATTCTTCAAGAAAGTCGCATT GTACGGATTATGAGGAAACGTTTAGTGCGTAAGGCCTTTGACATGATTTTGGGAATATCACTGAGTGAGAATAGAGAG GACTATGAGAAGTTTTGGGAAAACTTTGGCAAATTTTTGAAGCTCGGTTGTATTGAAGATCGTGAAAACCACAAGCGTATTGCTCCCTtgctcagatttttctcttccCAAAGTGACGAAGAGTTGATCAGTTTAGATGAATATGTTGAAAACATGAAGCCTGAGCAGAAGAACATCTATTACATTGCTTCTGACAGTTTGACAAGTGCTAAAAATACGCCTTTCCTAGAAAAACTTCTTGAGAAGGATCTTGAA GTGCTATTCTTGGTTGATCCTATTGATGAGGTTGCAGTCCAGAACCTGAAATCATACAAGGACAAAAATTTTGTTGATATTAGCAAGGAAGACTTGGACTTAG GTGAAAAGaatgaagagaaagaaaaggaaATTAAACAGGAATTTGGCCAAACATGTGATTGGATTAAGAAGCATTTGGGGGATAAAGTTGCTAGTGTTCAAATCTCTAATCGTCTGAGCGCATCACCTTGTGTTCTTGTATCTGGGAAGTTTGGTTGGTCAGCGAATATGGAAAG GTTGATGAAGTCGCAAACTATGGGTGATAATTCTAGTTTGGAGTACATGAGAGGCAGAAGGGTGTTTGAGATAAATCCTGAACACCCAATTATTAAAAGCTTGAAT GCTGCAAGCAGGAGTAATCCAAATGATGAAGAGGCTCTAAGAGCTATTGATCTCTTGTATGATACAGCTTTGGTTTCTAGCGGTTACACT CCTGACAATCCAGCACAATTGGGTGGTAAGATATATGAGATGATGGGAATGGCCCTTTCTGGAAAATGGTCAACAGCTGCAAATGTtcaacatcccatagtcaaccAGAGCAAGACAGAAACCTTGGAGGCTGAGGTTGTTGAGCCAGTAAATGCCGGTGGTGATCAGAAATGA
- the LOC133030553 gene encoding uncharacterized protein LOC133030553 has protein sequence MTQADADASPSVVTGQLSINGCSYNVLFDSGATHSYVSSRVIESFHKPCDIYVSGFRTMLPSGDLIVSTRWIRSLSFWIDGCELTANLIELQLFDFDIIMGMDFLSKDGATIDCKRKKVVFEPDSVNPARSVCG, from the coding sequence ATGACTCAGGCTGAcgctgatgctagtccgtcagttgtgacaggtcagttgtCTATTAATGGTTGTTCATATAATGTGttgtttgattcgggagctactcacTCTTATGTGTCGAGTAGAGTTATTGAAAGTTTTCAcaagccatgtgatatttatgttTCAGGGTTTCGAACCAtgttaccctcgggagaccttATAGTATCCACTAGGTGGATTCGGTCTTTGTCCTtctggattgacggttgtgagttgACCGCTAATCTAATCGAATTgcaattatttgattttgacataattatgggaatggatttcctgtCTAAAGATGGAGCGACAATTGACTGCAAACGGAAGAAGGTAGTGTTTGAGCCCGATAGTGTTAACCCAGCGCGCAGTGTTTGTGGGTAA
- the LOC115698564 gene encoding uncharacterized protein LOC115698564: protein MADSSGTTLMDLITADPAPVSAPAASSSSSSSSSSASSMPTGPPTALGKPSGEKRSKRATLLQIQNDTISAAKAALHPVRTNIMMPQKQRKKKPVSYSQLARSIHELAAASDQKSSQKQLLNHVFPKLAVYNSVDPSLAPSLLMLNQQCEDRSVLRYVYYYLARILSDNGAQGVSTGGGIPTPNWDALADIDAVGGVTRADVVPRIIALLTTEASNVEVEFHARRLQALKALTYAPSSNSEILSKLYEIVFGILDKVADAPHKRKKGVFGTKGGDKEFIIRSNLQYAALSALRRLPLDPGNPAFLLRASQGVSFADPVAVRHSLEILSELATKDPYGVAMAIGKLAQPGGALQDVLHLHDVLARVALARLCYTISRARALDERPDIKSQFNSVLYQLLLDPSERVCFEAILCVLGKHDNAAERTEERAAGWYRLTREILKLPEAPSLKEAAKDKSQKTRRPQPLIKLVMRRLESSFRSFSRPTLHAAARVVQEMGRSRAAAFALGVQDIDEGAHINSFSETLDSHDSDSTEASHTESSRRTASISNGTGGKDTIASLLASLMEVVRTTVACECVYVRAMVIKALIWMQSPHESFDELKSIIASELSDPAWPATLLNDVLLTLHARFKATPDMAVTLLEIARIFATKVPGKIDADVLQLLWKTCLVGAGPDGKHTALEAVTIVLDLPPPQPGSMMGLTSVDRVSASDPKSALALQRLVQAAVWFLGENANYAASEYAWESATPPGTALMMLDADKMVAAASSRNPTLAGALTRLQRCAFSGSWEVRIVAAQALTTMAIRSGEPYRLQIYEFLHTLAQGGVQSQLSEMHLSNGEDQGASGTGLGVLISPMIKVLDEMYRAQDELIKDIRYHDNAQKEWADEELKKLYETHERLLDLVSLFCYVPRAKYLPLGPISGKLIDKYRSKHNISASTGLSDPAVATGISDLIYDSKPAPDDSDALDDDLVNAWAVNLGDDGLFGKNAPAVNRVNEFLAGAGTDAPDVDDEHIISRPSVSYDDMWAKTLLETTEIEEDARSSGSSSPDSTGSVETSISSHFGGMSYPSLFSSRPERSGGSRFSTPATSGPSLYEGVSSPIREEPPPYSSPVRQRFESFDSPLAGQGSQSFESQDEERVSSSNPQHGTALYDFTAGGDDELNLTAGEEVDIQYEVDGWFYVKKKRPGRDGKMAGLVPVLYVNQS from the exons ATGGCG GACTCTTCCGGCACCACCCTCATGGATCTAATTACGGCGGACCCCGCCCCTGTCTCCGCCCCTGCTGCTTCATCCTCCtcctcatcatcttcttcttcagcaTCATCCATGCCGACAGGTCCCCCAACCGCTCTGGGAAAGCCTTCCGGCGAGAAGCGTTCCAAGAGAGCAACCCTCTTACAGATCCAGAATGATACCATCTCTGCTGCCAAAGCTGCATTGCATCCTGTTCGCACAAACATAATGATGCCTCAGAagcagaggaagaagaag CCTGTTTCGTATTCACAACTTGCCAGAAGTATTCACGAGCTTGCTGCCGCATCAGATCAG AAAAGTTCCCAGAAGCAGTTACTGAATCATGTGTTTCCCAAGTTAGCTGTGTACAATTCAGTTGACCCTTCTTTGGCACCTTCCCTGCTCATG CTTAATCAGCAGTGTGAAGACAGGAGTGTTCTACGGTATGTCTACTATTACTTAGCCAGGATTTTGTCGGATAATGGGGCACAAGGTGTAAGTACTGGTGGTGGGATTCCAACTCCAAACTGGGATGCATTAGCTGACATAGATGCTGTTGGTGGGGTGACCAGAGCTGATGTGGTACCTAGAATTATAGCTCTGCTGACAACTGAGGCTTCAAATGTTGAAGTAGAAT ttcATGCACGAAGACTGCAAGCATTGAAGGCTCTTACATATGCCCCCTCAAGCAACTCTGAGATATTATCAAAATTGTATGAAATTGTATTTGGGATTCTTGATAAG GTGGCTGATGCCCCACACAAACGCAAGAAAGGTGTGTTTGGGACTAAAGGTGGCGATAAGGAG tttatcATCCGGAGTAATTTGCAATATGCTGCCTTAAGTGCTTTGCGAAGGCTTCCTCTGGATCCAGGAAACCCAGCATTTCTGCTTAGAGCGTCACAGGG GGTTTCATTTGCTGATCCTGTTGCTGTGAGACATTCTTTGGAAATTCTTTCCGAGCTAGCTACGAAAGATCCTTATGGAGTTGCCATGGCCATAG GGAAACTTGCACAGCCTGGAG GGGCTCTGCAGGATGTGCTGCATTTGCATGATGTTCTTGCAAGAGTTGCACTAGCTAGATTGTGTTATACTATATCTAGAGCTCGAGCACTAGATG AGAGGCCTGATATTAAATCTCAGTTCAACTCTGTGCTTTATCAACTGCTTCTGGATCCCAGTGAAAGAGTCTGTTTTGAGGCAATCTTATGTGTTTTGGGAAAACATGACAATGCTGCAGAGAG GACTGAAGAGCGAGCTGCTGGGTGGTATCGTTTGACTAGAGAGATTCTGAAATTACCAGAAGCTCCTTCTCTGAAGGAAGCTGCTAAAGATAAATCCCAAAAGACAAGGCGCCCACAACCTCTTATTAAGCTTGTAATGAGGAG GCTGGAGAGTTCTTTTCGTAGTTTTTCTAGGCCAACACTGCATGCTGCAGCAAGAGTTGTGCAGGAGATGGGGAGAAGCCGAGCTGCTGCATTTGCTTTAGGTGTACAAGACATTGATGAAGGGGCAcatattaattcattttctgagACATTAGATTCACACGACTCAGACAGTACTGAAGCTTCTCATACTGAAA GCTCCCGGAGAACTGCTTCCATATCTAATGGAACTGGTGGCAAGGATACAATTGCAAGTTTGTTAGCATCATTGATGGAAGTTGTGCGGACAACCGTTGCCTGTGAATGTGTTTATGTTAGAGCAATGGTTATTAAAGCTCTGATTTGGATGCAAAGTCCACACGAATCATTTGATGAGCTGAAATCCATCATTGCATCAGAACTTTCTGATCCAGCTTGGCCAGCCACGCTTCTGAACGATGTTTTACTTACTTTGCATGCTCGTTTTAAG GCAACTCCAGATATGGCTGTCACTCTTCTTGAAATTGCAAGGATCTTTGCTACCAAAGTTCCAGGGAAGATCGATGCTGATGTGTTACAACTACTATGGAAA ACATGCCTAGTTGGAGCTGGTCCTGATGGGAAACATACTGCTTTAGAGGCAGTTACCATAGTTCTTGATCTACCTCCACCACAACCTGGATCAATGATGGGGTTGACATCAGTAGATAGAGTATCAGCATCAGATCCGAAGTCAGCTTTGGCACTGCAGAGATTAGTTCAAGCAGCA GTATGGTTTCTTGGAGAAAATGCAAATTACGCTGCTTCTGAATATGCCTGGGAATCCGCAACACCTCCTGGGACTGCATTGATGATGTTAGATGCTGATAAAATGGTTGCTGCTGCCAGCTCTCGAAACCCAACTCTAGCTGGTGCGTTGACTCGACTTCAAAGGTGTGCATTCAGTGGCAGCTGGGAG GTTCGAATTGTTGCTGCTCAAGCTCTTACAACCATGGCAATTAGGTCCGGTGAGCCTTATAGGCTACAGATCTATGAATTCTTGCACACTTTAGCTCAGGGTGGTGTTCAGTCTCAACTATCAGAGATGCATCTCAGTAATGGGGAAGATCAAGGGGCCAGTGGTACTGGCCTTGGAGTTTTGATTAGTCCCATGATAAAGGTTCTTGATGAAATGTATAGAGCGCAAGATGAATTAATCAA AGATATTCGTTACCATGACAATGCACAAAAAGAATGGGCAGATGAAGAACTGAAAAAACTCTATGAAACCCATGAAAGGTTGCTTGATCTGGTTTCACTGTTTTGTTATGTTCCAAGAGCAAAGTATCTACCACTGGGGCCAATAAG TGGAAAACTGATTGATAAATATCGCTCAAAGCACAATATCAGTGCATCAACTGGTTTGAGTGATCCAGCTGTTGCTACTGGAATCTCCGATCTTATTTATGACTCCAAACCGGCACCTGATGACTCTGATGCACTCGATGACGACCTAGTGAATGCCTGGGCAGTAAATCTTGGTGATGATGGCTTGTTTGGAAAGAATGCGCCAGCTGTGAACAGG GTTAATGAATTTCTGGCTGGTGCTGGAACTGATGCTCCTGATGTTGACGATGAACATATCATCTCCAGACCTTCAGTTAGTTATGATGATATGTGGGCAAAGACACTTTTAGAGACTACAGAAATAGAA GAAGATGCAAGATCATCTGGATCATCATCTCCAGATTCAACAGGATCAGTTGAAACTTCCATATCATCGCACTTTGGTGGAATGAGCTACCCTTCATTGTTCAGTTCACGACCG GAGAGGTCAGGAGGAAGTAGATTTAGCACTCCAGCCACAAGTGGTCCTTCATTGTATGAGGGTGTTAGTTCCCCG ATTCGAGAAGAGCCTCCCCCATACTCATCACCTGTTAGGCAAAGGTTTGAGTCCTTTGACAGTCCTCTGGCTGGCCAAGGATCCCAGAGTTTTGAATCTCAAGATGAGGAACGGGTTTCTTCCAGTAATCCGCAACATGGAACAGCACTTTACGACTTCACTGCCGGTGGCGATGATGAG